Proteins co-encoded in one Medicago truncatula cultivar Jemalong A17 chromosome 8, MtrunA17r5.0-ANR, whole genome shotgun sequence genomic window:
- the LOC11425534 gene encoding uncharacterized protein, whose product MNNQVDNHGGSTETLTNKKQEKGWRRVFKLAVRWLSYKNKNDWLEKMRGNFSVVAIFIATITFQMGLNPPGGVRPAEYGKDKMDDDILGAENSTSTLRAGEAAMAVVSPENYSKFLYSNTICFIASLSVLLLLTSGIRLSHRFTMWLVSIGMCFTLTSLLVTYDIAVGMITPDILWDDTLDFLSTLLYIWMGLFSFSGLLLTLRIIIWGISDFLNKREGKKANRTPTKTPTP is encoded by the coding sequence ATGAACAATCAAGTGGATAATCATGGTGGTTCAACAGAAACCCTAACCAATAAGAAACAAGAGAAAGGTTGGAGAAGGGTTTTCAAATTAGCAGTGCGTTGGTTGTCATACAAAAACAAGAATGACTGGTTGGAAAAGATGAGAGGGAATTTTAGTGTAGTAGCAATATTCATAGCAACAATAACATTTCAAATGGGTTTAAATCCACCGGGTGGCGTTAGGCCTGCCGAATACGGCAAAGATAAAATGGATGATGATATATTAGGTGCTGAAAATTCCACGTCGACGCTACGTGCGGGTGAAGCTGCAATGGCTGTTGTAAGCCCTGAAAACTATTCCAAATTCCTTTACTCGAACACAATATGTTTCATTGCATCACTTAGTGTTTTACTCTTGCTTACCAGTGGTATTCGTTTGAGTCATAGGTTTACTATGTGGCTTGTATCTATAGGGATGTGTTTCACTCTCACATCTCTTCTTGTTACTTACGACATAGCAGTAGGAATGATTACCCCAGATATTCTCTGGGATGATACGTTGGATTTTCTTTCAACGTTGCTTTATATTTGGATGGGATTGTTTTCCTTCTCGGGTTTGTTACTCACACTGCGTATTATTATTTGGGGAATTAGTGATTTCCTCAATAAACGTGAAGGTAAAAAGGCAAACAGAACTCCAACAAAGACTCCAACCCCTTGA
- the LOC112417294 gene encoding uncharacterized protein yields the protein MRQMLKLALNWLSYKNKDEWLEQMRGNMSVVAVFIATLTFQMAISPPGGVRSVEENNKAQKGNILCADNALSELCPGEAALAIVYPADYYDFLLWNTICFISSLSVLLLLMISGIRWSHRFTMWLFSISMCFTLTSLLVTYRIAILMVTPVPVTGGINMDLLSTLLYIWIVFFGFLGLLPTVRIIIWNTK from the exons ATGAGGCAGATGTTAA aaCTAGCATTGAATTGGTTGTCATACAAAAACAAGGATGAATGGTTGGAACAGATGAGAGGAAATATGAGTGTAGTAGCAGTATTCATAGCAACATTAACATTTCAAATGGCAATAAGTCCACCCGGTGGTGTTAGGTCTGTTGAAGAGAACAACAAAGCTCAAAAGGGAAATATATTATGTGCTGACAATGCCCTTTCGGAGCTATGTCCGGGGGAAGCTGCTTTGGCCATTGTATACCCTGCTGACTATTATGACTTCCTTCTTTGGAACACAATATGTTTCATTTCATCGCTAAGTGTTTTACTCTTGCTTATGATCAGTGGTATTCGTTGGAGTCATAGGTTTACTATGTGGCTTTTTTCTATTAGCATGTGTTTCACTCTCACATCTCTTCTTGTTACTTACCGAATAGCAATATTAATGGTTACCCCAGTTCCTGTCACGGGTGGTATTAATATGGATTTGCTTTCAACGTTGCTTTATATTTGGATTGTATTCTTTGGCTTCTTAGGTTTGTTACCCACAGTGCGTAT